The window CGTGTCGGTGAGGAACTGCGGGTAGATTCCGCGCCCGGCCAGATACTCCGACACCGAATGGTAATTCGCGAAGTCGCCGTTGTGCACCAGCGCCTCGTTCAGCCCGATGAACGGATGCGCCCCTCCCGGATGCCAGACGCGCCCCTTCGTCGGGTACCGCTGGTGGGCGATCCACACGTGGGCCCGCGTGTCGGCCATGCGGTAGTACTGCACGGCGGCCTCGGCGAAGCCGACGATCTTGAGGATGACGAGGTTCCGGGCATGGGACAGCACGAACGCCCGCTTGTCCCCCAGCGAGGCGTAGTACCGGTCGTTCAGGCGGATCGAGTTCTGGAAGACGAACTCGTCCTCCACATCCCTCTCTGACAGCCCCGCCGCGTCCAGCTTCCTCTCTTCGGCGAAGCGCGCGAGCACGGAGGGTTTCACGCGGACGAAGTAGCGGACCACGTCCGGCGGCCGGACTTCCAGCAGCGGCACGTCGCGGTGATCGTCGACGGTGGGTATCGGCCCGCCGTGGTCGATGTCGAAGAAGGGCTCGATGAACGAGGCCTCCACCTCCCCCCGCGCCGCGGGATCCAGCAGGGCGACCTGGAGGATGTAGTCCTCGTCGAGGACCCGGCGCGAAACGCCCAGCTCTTCCGGCACCAGCCCGCAGGCGGCGATCCCGCCTCCCTTGCCGTTGCCCCGGTTCCGCATCTGGATGGAAGGCTCGTAGATGTGCTTTCCGCTCACCGGGACCGTGCAGGCGAAGCCGGTCACGCCGCAGCCGCCTTCGGCCTCCGGAGACGCGGAAAGACGGAGGTCCTTCGGCCGCTCCTGCGCCATCCATGGCGCCCGCGGCACTTGGCCATCCATGGCCATCGGTCGCAGGTGCGCGCGGGCGCGCAGAAGCGCCCGGACGCGGTCCGCACCGTTCCCGTCGATCCTGTTTCCGCTACGCTTCATCTTCGTAATCCAGGTGGGACAGCAGGTCGGTGCGCCCCCGCAGCGCGGATACGGAATCGAGCCCCAGGCGGTACAGCAGCTCGACGAGCATCTCCCGCCAGGCCGAGTAGAGGTTCACCAGCCGCTGCGTGCACCAGTCGATGTCGATCATCTCCAGAAGGTCGTCGTCGGTCGTCGCGATGCCGCGCGCGCATCCGCGTCCGCTCTCGCAGGCGGTGCACCGGATGCATCCGAGCGCCACCAGCTCCGCCGTGCCGATCACGCAGCCGTCGGCGCCGAGGGCGATGGCCTTGGCGACGTCGGCGGGGGTCCGGATCCCGCCGCTGGCGATCACCGTGATCTTGTCGCGGATCCCCTCGGCCTCGAGGAACTTGTGCACGCGCCCGATCGCGTACTCGATCGGCATCGCGATGTTCTTCTTGGCGACGTTGGGCGCGGCGCCCGTCCCGCCGTAGCTGCCGTCCAGGTGCAGGATGTGGCCCCCGGCGTAATAGACCCCCACGGCCACCATGTCCACGTCGCCGGGCGTCGACACCTTCGCCGACAGCAGCGCCCGCGGGTTGACGTGGGCGATCCAGTCGAGATGCTTCTTGTGGTCCTCCACCGAGTAGACGCTGTGGAACGGGAACGGGGAGAACAGGGAGACGCCCGCGACCGTCTCGCGCATGGCCGCGACGCTCGGCGTGTTCTTGTCGCCCAGCAGGTGGCCGCCCAGCCCCGGCTTGGCTCCCTGCGCGTACTTGAACTCCACGATCGGCGCCCGCTGGATCGTCTCTTCCCGGACGCCGAACAGCCCCGTGGCCACCTGGGTGATCACGTGGTCCTTGTAGGGGATGAAGCGCTCCGGGTAGCCGCCTTCCCCCGTGCACGTGAAGCTGCGGAACGCCTTGGCCGCGCGCGCCTTGCCCAGCAGGGCGCGGATGTTGGTCGATCCGAAGGACATCCCGCCGCCGTACCAGGGGACGTCGATCTCGATCCGGGGGCGGGAGTCGCCGCGGCGGTTGAGCGCGAGCCGCGTCGAGATGTCCTCCTTCCGAAGGCCCGCCGGAGGCGGATCGGGGAAGCGGAAGCGGAGGCGGTCGAACCCTCCGCCGGAGGCTCCGACCTCGCTTTCCAGGTGCGCTCCGGGCGGGCGGCCGGTCTCGGCCATGGCCCACGTGCCGAGCAGCAGGTCCGGGGTCCAGCGGTAATCGCCCATCGTCGCGGCGACGGGATTCGGGGAGAGCGCCAGCGCCTCCCGGGGACAGGCGTCGATGCAGAACGCGCCCGAATCCTTGCAGGAGGGGCCGATGCACCGGTAATCGAGCGGCCGCATCGCGTGGCGGAAGCCCGAGGGAAGGACGTGCACGCCGTGCCGGCAGGTCGCGACGCACGTCCCGCATGACGCGCACGCGTCCGAACGGCGGATGGCGTACTTGCCGATCTCGTTGCGGTAGCGCGGCGGCGCGGGGCGGACTTCCCGGCTCACGTCGCCGGGTCCGGACAACGGGGTCTTCATCCTCTTAGTCCTTCCGCTTCCCGAACAGGCGGCCGAACGTGTCGCGCTCGAGGTCTTCGAAGAACATGCAGCGGCCGGTCTCGCCCCGCAGCCGGCGCGCCTCGCGGATGCCCATGGCGCCCATCATTTCCAGGAGCTGCGAATGCCAGGACGACATCAGGTTCACGATGCGGCGGACGCAGAAATCGGCGTCGGCCTCCTCCAGGGCGACGGGGCAGCTCCGCCCGCTCCGGCACTCCCCGCAGAGGCGGCATTCGAGGGCCAGGAGGAGGGGAACGTCGATCGCGACCAGGTCCGCCCCGCAGAGGATGGCCTTGGCCACGTGCTCGGCCAGGGCGATCCCGCCCGAGGCGATCAGCGTGACCTCGTCCCGGATCCCCGAACGGACGAGCTCGCCGTGCGCCTCCCGCAGGACGTCGCGGAGATGGCGGGGAGAATCTCCCCCCTGCTCCCTCCCGTGGCTGTCGAACTCCAGGTGGATGACTTCCGTCCCGTCCCGGGCCAGCTCCGCAGCCCGCTTCGCCGCGTCCGGGCCGGCGGGAACGCGGACGGCGACGATCCCGGCCGGCTGTTCCCGCTTCAACGAAGCCCGCGCCGCCGCGGCCTCGGGGCCGTCCGGGATCATCACGACCGGCGCGGACCGTTCCCGCGGCGCCGCCGCGCCGGAAGAGGACGAAAGGAACGGGATCGCGCGTCCCCGCGCGGAGGGCAGGATCTCCCGGAAATCCGGCTCGCGGAGGACGGCCATCGTGCCGAGCTCCGCGGCGGCGGCCGCGACGGCGGGGACGACCGGCCCGCGGCGCCAATGGCGGGGGATGACGTCGAAGATCACGGGGAGCGGAATTTCCGCGAGCGGCGGCGGCTCGACGCTCAACCGCCCGTCTCCCGAGAAGGTCAGGTGCGGGAGCTTGCGGCCGATGTCCACGCTGGTGCTGATGTATTCCCGGCCGTGGATCCCGTCGCGGGTGGGCCGCACGATCTCGGACATGTCCGTCCACATGGAATCGAAGCCGGGCCCGCTGAAGGGCCCTCCGTACCCCGCGCCGGACACGGGAATCTTCCCCGTTTCCGCCTGGTACCACGTGGACAGGATCAGGTCGGGCGTGTAATACGCATCGCCCAGCCTGCGATACTCGGGGTTGACGACCCGGGTCAGGATGTTCTTCGTGCAGTTCTGGACGCAGTTCAGGCAGCCCTTGCACTGGTAGATGTAATCCAGGTAGCCGGCTTCTTCCCGCAGCGAATCGGACTCGTCGCGGTAGAGCCGATAGACGCAGTCCCGCTTCACGCAGTTGTGGCAGCCGGAGCAGTCTTCCCGCCAATCGACGATCCCCAGCTTTCCCACGGGGCGGAAGCGGGGCCTGGCGGTTTCGGGATGGATGGCGAATTTGGCCGGCACGTTCAGCCGTCCGACAACCCGGACTCTTCGACGATCCGCAGCGCGGCCTCGGGGTCGCCGTCGGCGGAGATGCAGAAGCCCCGGATCCCCGGGAGCTTCGACAGCCGGCGGACGGTTTCCAGGGCGGTCTCCGCCGCACCGGACGGCCGGATGCCGGCCAGGACGGCGGCCTGTTCGTGCAGGCCGCGCCGGACGATCTCTTTCCACCACGCCTCGAACCGCTCCGGATCGCAGACCGGCTGCGTCACCAGGAACCGCGCGCCGGCGCGCACTTTCTTGGCGAGCCGCATCATCTGCAGGGCGGGCGGATCGGCGTCGGGGGACGCCACGGCCCCGAGGAGGAACGGGCCGGCCCCCGGAAGACTCTCCTCGCCCACCAGGCCTGCGTCGCTCGACAGGCGGGCATACGCCTGGAGGAGCTGCACGGAGTCGATGTCGTGGACGTTCTTCGCGGCGCGGTAACCGCCCAGCGTCTGATGGTCTCCGCTGGTGCACAGCAGGTTCGCGATGCCCAGGGCCTGCGCCCCGAGCGCCTCGGAAACCAGGGCGATGCGGTTACGGTCCCGCGTGTTCACATGGAGGATCGGCTCGATCCCGTCGGCTTTCAGGAGGGAGGCGGCGGCGAGGGCCGACATGGCGACCCGTTCCCGGTTGTCGCTGACGCCCACGGCGTGGACCTTCCCGGCGAACCGGCCGGCGGCCGCCCGCCAGGACGCGGGATCGCCGCCTTGCGGCGGGTGGATCTCCGCCAGCAGCACCGGCTTCCCCGACGCGATCCGTTCCTTGAGGCGGGATGGAGGCGCGTTCATGCCTGTTTTCTCTGCTCCATCCAGGCGGAATCGCCCGCGTCGCAGATGCGCCCGACCGTGTCGCGCACGAGCTGCTCCAATCGCCGGGGCGGGTCGTTCGGAGAGAAGTGGACCATCTGCGCGCGTTCCGCGGAAAGCCCGATTTCCTCGAGGAGCCGCCCGATCGTGCGGACGCGGATCTCCGCCCGGTAGTTCCCTTCCGAGAGGGTGCAGTCGCCCTTGGGGCACCCCACCACGCAGAAGCCCCGGGCGCCCCCCTCCATCGCGCGCATCAGGTATCGCCCGTCCATCCTCCCGCTGCAGGGGATCTCCCGCACGACCACCCGCGCGCCGTCCTGTTCCCATTGACGCGGCAGGTTCGCGCCCTGCGGGAGGCAGTTGGCGCAGAGGTAAACGATCACGTCTGGAGTGAGGGCTACCGACATAAGCGCACAGACCCGTTACCGGACTTGCTGATCCCCTTTCGGATCGGATTGTGTTCCGTCAAGAGGAAGCGGCCTGGGGGGAGTTAAGTCCCAAGGCAAAACGCTATTGATTCATTATGCCGATTTCGATGCGACAGGAAAGGAAATTTTAATGTGCAATTTTGCATTTATGATGCATAATTGCATGCATCCATTTCCCGCGGGAGGAAGCCGTGGCGTACCTGGAACGAACCCTGGAGCCGGTGGTCCGGAAGGCGGCGATGGATTTCCCGGCCGTCGTCCTCGCGGGGCCGAGGCAGTCCGGAAAGACCACCCTGCTGCGGAACCTGTTCCGCGAGACGCATCGGTACGTATCCCTGGAAGCGCCGGCCGCGCGGGCCGCGGCCTCGGAGGACCCGCGCTCCTTCCTCGAGTCGAATCCGCCGCCGGCGATCATCGACGAATTCCAGCACGTCCCGGCCCTGCTGGCGCACATCCGGGAGCGCATCGACAGGAATCGCGGGAAAGCGGGGCAATACCTGCTGACCGGCGGCTGGAGCCTGCCGTCGGCCGAAAGGGTCGCCGATTCCCTCGGGGGACGCGCCGTCGCGCTCCGGCTCCCTCCGCTCTCCTGCCGGGAGATCACGAAAACTCCGAGGGCCAACTTTCCGTGGGAATCGGGGGCGCGCTCCGGGAGGCACAAGCTGGCGTTCCGGGGGCTGTGGGAAAGTTTCCTCCGGGGGGGCCATCCGGGAATCGCCGCGAATCCGAAGCGCGATCCCGCGGAATGGCACGCAACCCATCTGCAGGCGTACCTCGAACGGGACCTTCCCCCCCTGCGGCAGGTCGGGGATATCCCGCGGTTCTACGCGTTCTTCCGCGCCCTGGCGGCACGAAGCGCGCATCCGCTCAACCTCTCGGACCTCGCGCGGGAGCTCGGCATTTCGGTGAACACCGCCAGGGCATGGGTCTCCGTGCTGGAGGACACCGGCCAGATCCTCCTCCTCCCGCCGTATTCCTGCGACGTCGGATCCCGGCTCGTCAGGACCCCCAAGGTGTACCTGTCGGACGTGGGTACCCTGTGCTACCTGGCGGGATTGAGGGACGCGGAACACGCCATGTCCGGCCCGATGGGCGGCGCCATCTTCGAGACGGCCGTCGTCGGCGAAATCGCGCGGCGGCTTTCCGGGAGGGGGGAGCGTCCCCGGATGCATTTCTGGAGAACATCGACCGGCTTCGAGGTGGACCTGATCGTGGAGACCGGCGACAGGCGGATCCCCCTGGAGATCCGGGCCTCGGCGACCCCCGATGCCGCGATGGCGAGGAACATCGTATCGCTCCGGAAGCGGCTCTACGGACGGCTGGAGAAGGGGTTCGTCGTCCATCCGGGCGATGCCGCTCTCCCCCTCGGGCCGGATGCCGTCGCATTGCCGTTCGCGGATCTTTGATACCGGCCGTGCATCCTACACCGCGACGCCCGGATAAAAATATTCGTTGACATAGATTACCTCCGGGGTAATATTACCAATATCGTATCCTTTCAGCAAAACCGGAGACGCCGCATGCAGGGGATCAAGAGGGACACCGACTACGCCGTGCGCGTCGTGTTCCACCTCGCCGCGCTGGGGAGCGGGGCGAACGTCCAGGTGAAGGACATCGCCGAGCGGCGCCTGATGCCGGCGCCGTTCGTCCGCCGCGTCGTCGCCCGGCTCGCCGCCGCGGGGATCCTGCGCACGGTCCGCGGCAGCGGCGGCGGCGTGCGGCTAGCCCGTCCGGCCTCCGCGATCTCGCTGCTCGACGTGGTCAGCGCGATGGAGGGGGGGATCGTCCTGAACCGCTGCGTCTCCGATCCGGGAGACTGCCCCTTCTCCGGAAACTGCGCGATCCACCTCGCCTGGGCCGACGCGACCCGCCGCGTCGAGGAGCGCCTGGGCGCCCTCGCCTTCTCGGACCTGCTGGAACCCCCCATGGAGAAAGGAAAGGAGACCTGACATGGATGTGCTCTTCCTGTCCCGGCTTCAGTTCGCGGTCGCCACCTACTTCCATTTCCTGTTCGTCCCGCTGACGCTCGGGCTGTCGCTGCTCGTGGCGATCATGCAGACGAAATGGTACCGATCCGGCGACGAGGACTGGCTCCGCATGACGAAGTTCTGGGGGAAGCTCTTCCTCATCAACTTCGCCATCGGCGTCGTCACCGGGATCACGCTGGAGTTCCAGTTCGGGACGAACTGGGCGCGCTACTCGATCTTCGTGGGGGACGTCTTCGGGTCGCTGCTGGCGATCGAGGCCACGGCGACGTTCTTCCTCGAATCGACCTTCATCGCCGTCTGGTTCTTCGGCTGGAACCGCATATCGAAGAAGGCCCACCTGGCATCCATCTGGCTCGTCGCGATCGCCTCGAACCTTTCGGCATTCTGGATCCTGGTGGCGAACGCCTGGATGCAGAGCCCGGTCGGTTACACGATCCGCAACGGCCGGGCCGAGCTCACGGACTTCCTCGCCTTGATCACCCAGCCCTTCGCCATCCTCGAGATCGTCCACACGCTCGGAGCCGCCTACATCACGGCCGGCTTCTTCGTGCTCGGCATCTCCGCGTGGCACCTGCTGCGCCGCGGCGACACGGCCTTCTTCCGCAAGTCGTTCGCCCTCGCCGCCGTCTGGGCGCTGACCTTCTCCGTGTTCGAGGTCGCGCAGGGGCACATGAACGCCGAGATTCTCCAGAGCAAGCAACCCATGAAGCTGGCCGCCATGGAAGCGCACTGGGAGACCCGGACGAACGCGCCGATCCACCTGCTCCAGTGGCCGGACGAGGAGAACGGGAGGAACCTCTTCGAGGCGCTGACGGTGCCGAACGCGCTGTCGCTTTTGGCGGACTACGAGCCGGACGCCGAGGTGAAGGGGCTCAACAGCGTGCCGCCCGCCGACCGCCCGCCGGTGCTCCCGGTATTCCTCTCGTTCCGCGCGATGGTGGGGCTGGCCTTCCTCTTCATCGCCCTGTCCGCCTGGGCCGTGAAGCGGCGCCGCGACCCGACGGGCTCCCCGCTGCTCCTCAAGCTGCTGATCTTCGCGATCCCGCTCCCGTACATCGCCAACGAGCTCGGCTGGACGATCGCGGAGCTGGGACGCCAGCCGTGGATCGTCTACGGCGTGATGCGCACCTCCGACGCCGTCTCGCAGATCGCCGCCGGGCAGGTCGCGATCTCGGCCGTGGCGTTCATCCTCGTCTACACCCTGCTCGGGGCCGCCGATTACTACCTGCTGGCTAAGTACGCCCGCCGCGGGCCCGAAGACACGGCCGCGGCCGGCAACTGAAGGAGGCGAAAGACATGCTCGAGACCATCTGGTTCGTCCTCTGGGGCGTCCTCTGGACCGGCTACTTCGTTCTCGACGGATTCGACCTCGGGCTGGGCACGCTCATGCCCTTCGTGGCCCGCAACGACGAGGAGCGGCGCCTGGTCTTCAACGCGCAGGGCCCCTTCTGGGACGGGAACGAGGTCTGGCTGCTCACCGCCGGCGGCGCGACGTTCGCGGCCTTCCCGAAGACCTACGCGGTGATGTTCTCCGCGCTCTACGCGCCGCTGATGCTGCTGCTGTTCGCGCTGATCTTCCGCGGCATCTCCCTCGAGATGCGCTCCAAGGAGACCGCGGCATGGTGGAGGAAGAGCTGGGACTGCTGCATGACTGTCGGCTCGTTCGTCGCGGCGCTGCTGCTGGGCGTCGCGTTCGCCAACATCTTCCGGGGGCTGCCGCTGGACAAGGACGGGGTGCTGCACGGCAACCTGCTGACGCTGCTCAACCCGTACGGCCTCCTCGGCGGGGCCCTGTTCGTCCTGCTGTTCGCCGTCCACGGCTCGCTGTGGCTGACGATCAAGGTCGGGGGGGAGCTGCGGGAGCGCGGGGCCCGCATGGCGGCGCGGCTGTGGCCGGTGCTGCTGGCCGTTGCAGTGGCGTTCCTCGGAATGACCGCGGCGGTTACCGACCTCTACGCGAACATTCTCCGCTGGCCGCTGCTGGCGCTGTTTCCGCTGCTGGCCGTCGCCGGCCTGGTCGGGTCGCGCCTCTTTCTTGCCCGCCGGGATTGGTGGAAGGCCTGGGGCTGCTCCGCCCTGACGATCGCGGGGGCGGCGGCGTTCGGCGTCGCGGGGCTGTTCCCCCGCCTTCTGCCGTCGAGCCTCGACCCCGCGGGCGCGACGCTGACGGCGTTCAACAGCGCTTCGAGCCCCCTGACGCTCTCGATCATGCTCGGCGTGGCGCTCGTGTTCGTCCCGATCGTCCTTGCGTACCAGTTCTGGGTGTACCGCAATTTTTCGTTCGAGATCTCCGCGGAGGACCTGGAAAAAGGGAACGCGTACTAGCCCGGGCTGGTCATCCGGTGGCGGTCATCCTCTCTCCTCGGAGGATGATCCGTCCCGGATCGATCTCCTCCCGCAGGACTCGGAGCTCGTCCGGGGAAGGGGGGGTGATCTCTCCGACCTCTTCCGCGACCTGCGGCCGGAACGCCATGCCGTCCAGCGCCTCCCGTACGGAAACTCCCCGCAGCACGGAAAGCAGCGTCATCCGCAGGCTCGACGGGTCGAAGCCGAACAGCGCCTTCGAGGTGACGACGCGGTAAGGTCCGGTCCCACGGGGAAGCCCCGCCTTCTCCCGCGCGCCGGGACCGTCGAGGTAGCCGGGGGAGGTGAGGAAGTCCAGCTTCGGCACGAAGCGCCGTCCCTCGTGCTTCATCACGATGATCGTCCTCCAGCAGTGGGACGCCACCTGGTTCCCGCCGCCGCTCCCCGCAAACCGCCGCTCCGGTCGGGAGTAGGTTCCGCCGAGGAAGGTCGAATTGATGTTGCCGTACGGGTCCACCTGGAGCGCGCCCAGCATCCCGTAATCCATGTACCCGGCGGCGGAGAAGGCGAACGCCCGGTTCATGTCGAGCCACTGGAGCGACCTGTAGGTGTTCTGCGGCCCCCCCATCGTCCCCCGGACGAACGGGAGGACGGGCTGCGGGCCGACCGCCCCGAACTCGTAGAGCTGGATCACGTCCGGGGCGTAGAGCTTCTGGGCGAGCATTGCGGCCACCTGCGGGATCCCCCACCCCACGAAGACGGTCTTCCCGTCCTCGATGAGCCGGGCCGCCTGGGCGACCATGAACTCGGTGTCGGTGAATTCGACCGTTTCCGGCATCAGCGATATCCCTCCACGATCGTCGCTCGGCGGCGCAGCTCCCGCATCCGCTTCGCGCCGACCCGCCGGTCGAGGAACTCGTCGTGGTCCGCGACCGAGTGGACGTTCTCCTCCAGGTACCCCCGCATCTGCTCTTCCGTCCCGATGGCGTTCAGGCGGTCCACGTGCTCGAGGTCGATCTCGTAGCGCGCCGGCATGGCGCCGGGATACGCCCCGAACGGGGCGTGGACGACCGCGTCCACGAGGAAGAACGGAATCGTGGTCCGCATCGGCTCCTTCCGGAACTCGTCCGCATCGACGATCTCCTCGGCGGAGACCACGACGCGGAAGCTGGCCAGCGCCGCCTCGAACGCGAACAGGCTCGTCCCGAAGATGCGGGCGTTGCCGGTCTCGTCCGCCTGGTGGACGTGGATGAAGGCGACGTCGGGGTTCAGCGCCGGAACGACGCAGACGGGATCCCCGGTGTACGGGTCCGGAAGCGTCCTCGCCGCGGAGAACTTCATGTTGTCCGAGCCGAGGAGGTCGCGGCACGGCAGGAAGGGCACTCCCCGCGCTCCCGCCAGGATCCGCAGCGCCAGCCCGCCGTTGGTCCACTCGTACACGCGCACCCGGCCGGCGGACACCGCCTTTCCGATGTAGCTTCCGTAACCGAGGAACCCCACGTCGATCCGCGAGGCGCAGCCCGCACCTACCAGGAGCGACGACTCGTGCAGCGTGAACTCCGCTCCGATCCAGAGATCCTTCCGGCGCTGCCGGATGACTTCGCGGACCATCGCCTGCGGCCCGCGGGTGAGGCTGGAGAAATCGTAAACGAGGTAGTCGCCGTCCTTGACGAACGCGGAGACGGCGTCCGCGGCGGAGAGCAGCTTGCGTACAGGGGCCCTCCCCTTCCGGTCGCGCACGTGCTCCCGGAAATCGTCCGGATGGACGAACCGGTACTCCACCTCTCCTTCGGTGCGGATCCGCTCCCCGCTCATCGGCGCCCCTCTCCGCGGGACCGCGCCTTGCGGGCCCCGCTTCCCTTCCGGCGCGCCCCGATCAGCTCCCCGGCGATCTTCCCGGCGGCCGAGTACGGGTCCGTCTTCCCGCCGGCCATCGCGGCGAGGAGCGGCTCGAGCATCCCCCGCCGCTCGAGCTCCTCCATCGCCTTCTCCGCCAGGCGGCATTTCAGCAGCTCCACGAGTTCCTCCCGGACCCGCTCCCGGCGAAGCCCTACCGGATCGCCGTCGCCGCAGAGGTGCGCCCGGTGTCTTTCCGCCTCCTCCCACAGCAAGGAAATCCCCGTGCCCTCGGACGCCACGGTGGAGACGACGGGGGGGATCCACGATCCTTCCGCATGCCCGCCCATCGCGATCATCGCCTCGATCTCGCGCCGGACCCGGTCGGCGCCGTCCCGGTCGGACTTGTTGACCGCGAAGATGTCCGCGATCTCGAGGATCCCCGCCTTCATGGCCTGCACGTCGTCGCCCAGCCCCGGCGCCACGACCACGATGTTGGTGTGGGCCACCCTGGCGATCTCGACCGCGTCCTGCCCCGCGCCGACGGTCTCGACGAGGATGACGTCCTTTCCCATGGCGTCCATGACGTGGACGATCCCCAGAGTGGACCGGGAAAGCCCTCCCAGGCGCCCGCGGGTCGCAAGGCTCCGGATGAACACCTCCGG is drawn from Thermodesulfobacteriota bacterium and contains these coding sequences:
- a CDS encoding glutamate synthase-related protein, producing the protein MKTPLSGPGDVSREVRPAPPRYRNEIGKYAIRRSDACASCGTCVATCRHGVHVLPSGFRHAMRPLDYRCIGPSCKDSGAFCIDACPREALALSPNPVAATMGDYRWTPDLLLGTWAMAETGRPPGAHLESEVGASGGGFDRLRFRFPDPPPAGLRKEDISTRLALNRRGDSRPRIEIDVPWYGGGMSFGSTNIRALLGKARAAKAFRSFTCTGEGGYPERFIPYKDHVITQVATGLFGVREETIQRAPIVEFKYAQGAKPGLGGHLLGDKNTPSVAAMRETVAGVSLFSPFPFHSVYSVEDHKKHLDWIAHVNPRALLSAKVSTPGDVDMVAVGVYYAGGHILHLDGSYGGTGAAPNVAKKNIAMPIEYAIGRVHKFLEAEGIRDKITVIASGGIRTPADVAKAIALGADGCVIGTAELVALGCIRCTACESGRGCARGIATTDDDLLEMIDIDWCTQRLVNLYSAWREMLVELLYRLGLDSVSALRGRTDLLSHLDYEDEA
- a CDS encoding glutamate synthase-related protein — translated: MPAKFAIHPETARPRFRPVGKLGIVDWREDCSGCHNCVKRDCVYRLYRDESDSLREEAGYLDYIYQCKGCLNCVQNCTKNILTRVVNPEYRRLGDAYYTPDLILSTWYQAETGKIPVSGAGYGGPFSGPGFDSMWTDMSEIVRPTRDGIHGREYISTSVDIGRKLPHLTFSGDGRLSVEPPPLAEIPLPVIFDVIPRHWRRGPVVPAVAAAAAELGTMAVLREPDFREILPSARGRAIPFLSSSSGAAAPRERSAPVVMIPDGPEAAAARASLKREQPAGIVAVRVPAGPDAAKRAAELARDGTEVIHLEFDSHGREQGGDSPRHLRDVLREAHGELVRSGIRDEVTLIASGGIALAEHVAKAILCGADLVAIDVPLLLALECRLCGECRSGRSCPVALEEADADFCVRRIVNLMSSWHSQLLEMMGAMGIREARRLRGETGRCMFFEDLERDTFGRLFGKRKD
- a CDS encoding methylenetetrahydrofolate reductase; the protein is MNAPPSRLKERIASGKPVLLAEIHPPQGGDPASWRAAAGRFAGKVHAVGVSDNRERVAMSALAAASLLKADGIEPILHVNTRDRNRIALVSEALGAQALGIANLLCTSGDHQTLGGYRAAKNVHDIDSVQLLQAYARLSSDAGLVGEESLPGAGPFLLGAVASPDADPPALQMMRLAKKVRAGARFLVTQPVCDPERFEAWWKEIVRRGLHEQAAVLAGIRPSGAAETALETVRRLSKLPGIRGFCISADGDPEAALRIVEESGLSDG
- a CDS encoding hydrogenase iron-sulfur subunit; this translates as MSVALTPDVIVYLCANCLPQGANLPRQWEQDGARVVVREIPCSGRMDGRYLMRAMEGGARGFCVVGCPKGDCTLSEGNYRAEIRVRTIGRLLEEIGLSAERAQMVHFSPNDPPRRLEQLVRDTVGRICDAGDSAWMEQRKQA
- a CDS encoding ATP-binding protein — translated: MAYLERTLEPVVRKAAMDFPAVVLAGPRQSGKTTLLRNLFRETHRYVSLEAPAARAAASEDPRSFLESNPPPAIIDEFQHVPALLAHIRERIDRNRGKAGQYLLTGGWSLPSAERVADSLGGRAVALRLPPLSCREITKTPRANFPWESGARSGRHKLAFRGLWESFLRGGHPGIAANPKRDPAEWHATHLQAYLERDLPPLRQVGDIPRFYAFFRALAARSAHPLNLSDLARELGISVNTARAWVSVLEDTGQILLLPPYSCDVGSRLVRTPKVYLSDVGTLCYLAGLRDAEHAMSGPMGGAIFETAVVGEIARRLSGRGERPRMHFWRTSTGFEVDLIVETGDRRIPLEIRASATPDAAMARNIVSLRKRLYGRLEKGFVVHPGDAALPLGPDAVALPFADL
- a CDS encoding Rrf2 family transcriptional regulator — its product is MQGIKRDTDYAVRVVFHLAALGSGANVQVKDIAERRLMPAPFVRRVVARLAAAGILRTVRGSGGGVRLARPASAISLLDVVSAMEGGIVLNRCVSDPGDCPFSGNCAIHLAWADATRRVEERLGALAFSDLLEPPMEKGKET
- a CDS encoding cytochrome ubiquinol oxidase subunit I, which gives rise to MDVLFLSRLQFAVATYFHFLFVPLTLGLSLLVAIMQTKWYRSGDEDWLRMTKFWGKLFLINFAIGVVTGITLEFQFGTNWARYSIFVGDVFGSLLAIEATATFFLESTFIAVWFFGWNRISKKAHLASIWLVAIASNLSAFWILVANAWMQSPVGYTIRNGRAELTDFLALITQPFAILEIVHTLGAAYITAGFFVLGISAWHLLRRGDTAFFRKSFALAAVWALTFSVFEVAQGHMNAEILQSKQPMKLAAMEAHWETRTNAPIHLLQWPDEENGRNLFEALTVPNALSLLADYEPDAEVKGLNSVPPADRPPVLPVFLSFRAMVGLAFLFIALSAWAVKRRRDPTGSPLLLKLLIFAIPLPYIANELGWTIAELGRQPWIVYGVMRTSDAVSQIAAGQVAISAVAFILVYTLLGAADYYLLAKYARRGPEDTAAAGN
- the cydB gene encoding cytochrome d ubiquinol oxidase subunit II, which encodes MLETIWFVLWGVLWTGYFVLDGFDLGLGTLMPFVARNDEERRLVFNAQGPFWDGNEVWLLTAGGATFAAFPKTYAVMFSALYAPLMLLLFALIFRGISLEMRSKETAAWWRKSWDCCMTVGSFVAALLLGVAFANIFRGLPLDKDGVLHGNLLTLLNPYGLLGGALFVLLFAVHGSLWLTIKVGGELRERGARMAARLWPVLLAVAVAFLGMTAAVTDLYANILRWPLLALFPLLAVAGLVGSRLFLARRDWWKAWGCSALTIAGAAAFGVAGLFPRLLPSSLDPAGATLTAFNSASSPLTLSIMLGVALVFVPIVLAYQFWVYRNFSFEISAEDLEKGNAY
- a CDS encoding CoA-transferase, encoding MPETVEFTDTEFMVAQAARLIEDGKTVFVGWGIPQVAAMLAQKLYAPDVIQLYEFGAVGPQPVLPFVRGTMGGPQNTYRSLQWLDMNRAFAFSAAGYMDYGMLGALQVDPYGNINSTFLGGTYSRPERRFAGSGGGNQVASHCWRTIIVMKHEGRRFVPKLDFLTSPGYLDGPGAREKAGLPRGTGPYRVVTSKALFGFDPSSLRMTLLSVLRGVSVREALDGMAFRPQVAEEVGEITPPSPDELRVLREEIDPGRIILRGERMTATG
- a CDS encoding CoA-transferase — translated: MSGERIRTEGEVEYRFVHPDDFREHVRDRKGRAPVRKLLSAADAVSAFVKDGDYLVYDFSSLTRGPQAMVREVIRQRRKDLWIGAEFTLHESSLLVGAGCASRIDVGFLGYGSYIGKAVSAGRVRVYEWTNGGLALRILAGARGVPFLPCRDLLGSDNMKFSAARTLPDPYTGDPVCVVPALNPDVAFIHVHQADETGNARIFGTSLFAFEAALASFRVVVSAEEIVDADEFRKEPMRTTIPFFLVDAVVHAPFGAYPGAMPARYEIDLEHVDRLNAIGTEEQMRGYLEENVHSVADHDEFLDRRVGAKRMRELRRRATIVEGYR